Sequence from the Nocardioides exalbidus genome:
GGTCACGCCGAACCCCTGGCTGGCGAACATGAAGGACGTCACCGACGCCGACTACTTCACCTGGAACAAGCGGATGCACGACGCCGCCGACCAGCGCGCCGGCTCCGCCAAGCTGAGCGCCAACCGCAAGGCCGCCGCCTCGGTGCTCCCGCCCGCGTTCGTCCACGACGAGGAGGAGCCGGCCGGGAGCGCCGGGTCCAACGACTCCACCGGCAACGCCGAGCCGATCACAGGCTTCGGCACGGCCGCCGCGAAGAACCCGCGCGTCCGCATCCTCGGCGAGCTCGCCGACCTCGCGGGCGAGGCGCCGACGGCGATCACGACGGAGGAGGACCAGGGCTCGATCACGCTGGCGACCGACACCGGCATCGACGGCTCGGGCGCCGTCACCACCACCTCCGTCCTCGGCGACGGCCCGCACGGCAGCATCACGGGCGACGGCAGCAACGACTTCGACTTCTACAAGGTCACCGTCGCGGCCGGCCAGTCGATCCTGGCCGACACCGAGGGCACGCCCACCGGCCTGGACACCATCCTCGCGGTCTACGACGCCGAGGGGACGCCGCTCGCGGCCGACGACGACGGCGGCACCGGCACGCTCAGCAACCTGGCCTACACGCCGGAGGCGCCGGGCGACTACTACGTCCTGGTCGCTGGCTTCGACTTCTTCGGCCCCCTCCCCAACGACCCCTTCGACTCCGGCAGCGGCAACGGCCTGGCCGACGAGGGCGACTACGCGCTGGCCATCTCGGTGCAGCAGGTCGACCACGACTTCTACTCCGTGCGCCTGCGCCCGGGCGACACCATCGGCGGCGTCGCCAACGGGGTCGCCAACGGCCTGACCATCACCACGCCCAGCGGTGAGGAGCGGGTCGGCGGCGTCGGCACCGACGCCTCCTCGCTCTACCCGCCCACCTCGCCGCTGCCCGGCGGCGGCAACACCACCGTGGCCTACGTCGCGGAGGAGGCGGGCTGGTATGCCATCGAGGTGTCCGGCGCCGTCGGCTCCTACGACGTCACTGTCGAGGGCTACCGTCCCGGCACCCAGGGTGACCGCGGTCGCCGGCAGACCGTGCTGCTCGACTTCGCCCCCGGACGGGTCAACAGCGCGACCTGGGGCGGCACCGGCGTGGTGAACGTGACGCCGTTCGCCTCCTTCGTCCCCCTGTGGGGCATCGCCCGCACCGACGCCCGCAAGGTCGAGAACCGGATCATCAACCAGGTCCGGGCGAACCTCCAGGCCGAGATCGCCGGCACCAACACCGCGGTCAACGTCGACGTGCTCAACGCCCGTGGCAACGAGGACCTCATCGGCCAGGAGAACGTCTCGCGCATCTACGTCGCGGGCACGGTCGCCGAGACCGGCATCAACACGATCGGGATCGCGCAGTACATCGACCCGGGCAACTTCGGCCACCAGGACGAGGCGATCGTGCTGCTCGACTCGCTCAGCGAGCCGGCGGGATCGGCGTACTCGCTCAACTCCTACATCACCGCGGCGAGCGACAAGATCAAGTTCGTCTCCCAGGCGGTGGCCAACGTGACCGCCCACGAGGTGGGCCACACGATCGGCAACTACCACACCGACAACGCCAACGACGTCCACAACATGATGGACTCCGGCGGCGCGAACTTCGGGCAGAACCTCTACGGGGTGGGCCCGGACGGCGTGGGTGGCACGGCGGACGACGAGAACATCGAGTTCGTCGTCGACACCTACTCCCCGGTGGAGGGCTTCACGCACGAGGAGGACACCGAGAACGTCACCTCGTGGGCCTACGCAGGTCGCTGACCCCGTAGACCCCAGCAGGAGCGGCGCGGTCACCCGCACGGGTGACCGCGCCGTGGCGCACCGGTCCAGACCAGGGCTGGATCGACTGCGCTGCGTCCCCACTTTTGAATACGGTGTCCTCGTATCCAAATGGGGGAGGCCGGAATGGCCGTGCGTGGGGCACGGTGTGCCGTCGCGGGGGCGACGGTCAGGGAATCCCAGCCCGGTCGATGCGTTCGCGTCGACGCTGGCCCACCGGGCCAGCGTCGACGGCGGACCGCGTGACGTGGCCTAGGGTCGGTCGCGTGGAGGACCCGGACGCGCCGACGCGTCGGTCGTACGACGCCAGCGGCCGTCGTGCCGCTGCGGAGACGCGTCGTCAGCGCGTCGTCGACGCCGCCGCGGAGCTCTTCCCCGTCCAGGGGTGGCGCGCGACGACGATCGCGACGGTCGCTGCGCAGGCCGGGGTCTCACCCGAGCTGGTGAGCAAGACCTTCGGCGGCAAGCAGGAGCTGCTGATGGCGGCCATGCGGTCGCGGAGCTTCAACCGGGGGCTCCCGCTCCCGCAGGCGTTCGCCGCGTTGCACCTCGAGGACGAGCCCGACCGCGAGGTGCGGCTGGACCGGGTGGTCGCGTTCGTCGTCGCCTCGCTCGAGCCGATGGCACCGTTCGTGCCGGTGATGATCCAGGGCGCCGACCAGGACCCGCGCATGCGCGTGATCCTCGACGCCGCCCGGGACGGTCACCTGGTCGCGACGCAGGACCTGGTGCGACACGTCGCGACCGGCCCGCTGCACCCCGACGCCGTCGACGTGGTCTACGTGCTGACCCGCGCCGAGACCTACCTGACGCTGGTGCCGCACCGCGGCTGGACCAGCGAGCGCTACGCGACGTGGCTGCGCCGTGCGATCGACGACGCGGTGCGCCCCGTCAGGGCGTGAAGCCCGCGCGCTTCGGCGCGGTCCGGCCGATCACGGCGGCCGCCGGTCGGGTGAGCAGCCGCGACGACGTCCTCGACCCGCGGTCGGCGACGACGTAGACCCCGTCGTTGTGGCGCGTCACCAGCCCGGGCGAGCGGGTCGGGTCACCCGTCGACCGCACCCGGCCGGGCAGCCGCGACGGCATCCCGGGCAGTCCCGGACGGACGCGGAGGGCGCCCGTCACGTCCACGGCCGCGACGTAGAGGCGGCCGGCGACCTCGCCGACGGCGGGGGAGGCGTACGGCGACCAGCTGCCGTCGAGCACCCGCGCGCGGCCCCAGCGCTGGCCGGTGAGGGAGCGCACGACGAGCGTGCCACTCGCGGTGACCTGGTGCAGCCAGGCCGTGCCGTCGCCGGTGCTGGTCAGGGCCGGGGTCGAGGTGATCGAGGCGGCGGCGCCGGGCAGCTTGACGAGCCTGCCGCGCCCGAGCGTGAGCGCGTAGGTCGACCCGGTGCGGCCGACCGCGACGAGCAGCGTGCGACCGGCACGGTCGCGGCCGAGCACGGGGGCGGTGTGGGTGGCCCACGAGCCGGGGCGCCCGACCCGATCCGGCCGGCTCCACCGTCGCTGCCGGGTGAGCCGGCGGGTGGTCAGGGTGCCGGTCGCGGAGACGGTGGCGACGACCGGGCGACCGGTGCGGGACAGCGTGACGGCCGGGCTCGCCGTGGTGGCAGAGGTGCCGACGGGTCGGAGGACGAGCCGGTTGCCGCGGGTGGTGCCGGCCAGCACGCGACCGGTGCGCGTGGTCGCCGCGACCCACGGGAGCCCACGCCGGTCGAGGGTCAGCGCCGGCGCGACGACGGGCGAGAAGGCCCGGCGCGGTCCGACGACCCGGGCCGGCCTGCCGGGGCGGGCGACCCAGAGGGTGCCGCGGCCGTCGACACGGGCCGTCCACGACTCGCCGAGCCGGTCGGCGACGGAGACCACGGGCCGGTCGGAGCCGACGAGCGGCGACGGTGCGACGTCGTCGAGGTGGAGGTAGCGAAAGTCGCCGACCGGGACGGTGCGCGTGCCGTAGCCACCGGGCGTGGCGTGGTTGTACTCCTCGACGGTCACCGTGCCGGGGCCGATCGCGCTCACCCAGGCGACGTGGCCGACGCTGCCGTCGTCGGTCTGCGCGACGGCGCCGATCGCCGGCACGCGGTCGACGCGGTAGCCGAGCCGGCGGGCCACCTCGTCCCAGTTCTCCGCGTTGCCCCAGTGCTGGCCGCCGAGGGAGTTGCTGAAGGAGGTCATCCCGTTGCGCTCGTGCAGGCGCCACGCCACGAAGCTGGTGCAGTTGCGGAGCACGAAGCCCCACGGGTCGCCGATCGAGCCGTCGATCGCCCAGACCCGGCGCGCGCACGTCGGCCTGGGGCCCCGCGGGTCGTAGAGGTGCCCGGAGACCGGGTCGAGCACCGGCTCGGGAGCCGACGCCTCGGTCGCGGCGGGCTTCCCGGCGTCGCCGGGCCTGCCGGGCGTGCCGGGCTTCCCGGGAGTCGGCGTGGGCGTCGGCTCGACCGGCGCGGGCGCCACGATCGGGCACTGGCCCAGACCGGCGTAGGGGTAGTCGTCGTCGGCGTGCGCGGTCGCGACGGAGGCGCCCCACAGCCCGCCCGCGATGCAAGCGGTCGCGAGCAGGCGCACGATCATCCGTCGCGGCCACGCACCACGGAGCCGCTTCCCCGTATTCCCCACGTCCTCGACGGTAGGGACGCCCGTGTCCCGGCGTCGTCGTTTTGCCGAGCCGTGGAGAAGACGTAGACCGGCAGTGCCGGGATGAGCACCGGATAGGGCGTGGCGAGCGCCGCCGATAGGCTTCGGGCGTGACCGAGATCGAGATCGGCCGTGCCAAGCGCGGTCGCCGCGCCTACTCCTTCGACGACATCGCGATCGTGCCCTCGCGGCGCACCCGCGACCCCGAGGAGGTCAGCACCGCCTGGCAGATCGACGCCTACCGCTTCGACGTGCCCGTCGTGGCCGCGCCCATGGACTCGGTCATGTCGCCGTCGACGGCGATCGCGCTCGGGAAGATGGGCGGGCTCGGGGTGCTGAACCTCGAGGGCCTGTGGACCCGGTACGACGACCCCACGGGGCTGCTCGAGGAGGTCGCGGGCCTCCAGGGCTCCG
This genomic interval carries:
- a CDS encoding TetR/AcrR family transcriptional regulator, whose product is MEDPDAPTRRSYDASGRRAAAETRRQRVVDAAAELFPVQGWRATTIATVAAQAGVSPELVSKTFGGKQELLMAAMRSRSFNRGLPLPQAFAALHLEDEPDREVRLDRVVAFVVASLEPMAPFVPVMIQGADQDPRMRVILDAARDGHLVATQDLVRHVATGPLHPDAVDVVYVLTRAETYLTLVPHRGWTSERYATWLRRAIDDAVRPVRA
- a CDS encoding PPC domain-containing protein — its product is MRRTISTAVGVAAAACLVAPAAISGAAAGDDQALTPAQQQALDLGIQVAPKGSADATQGLAKGAVTPNPWLANMKDVTDADYFTWNKRMHDAADQRAGSAKLSANRKAAASVLPPAFVHDEEEPAGSAGSNDSTGNAEPITGFGTAAAKNPRVRILGELADLAGEAPTAITTEEDQGSITLATDTGIDGSGAVTTTSVLGDGPHGSITGDGSNDFDFYKVTVAAGQSILADTEGTPTGLDTILAVYDAEGTPLAADDDGGTGTLSNLAYTPEAPGDYYVLVAGFDFFGPLPNDPFDSGSGNGLADEGDYALAISVQQVDHDFYSVRLRPGDTIGGVANGVANGLTITTPSGEERVGGVGTDASSLYPPTSPLPGGGNTTVAYVAEEAGWYAIEVSGAVGSYDVTVEGYRPGTQGDRGRRQTVLLDFAPGRVNSATWGGTGVVNVTPFASFVPLWGIARTDARKVENRIINQVRANLQAEIAGTNTAVNVDVLNARGNEDLIGQENVSRIYVAGTVAETGINTIGIAQYIDPGNFGHQDEAIVLLDSLSEPAGSAYSLNSYITAASDKIKFVSQAVANVTAHEVGHTIGNYHTDNANDVHNMMDSGGANFGQNLYGVGPDGVGGTADDENIEFVVDTYSPVEGFTHEEDTENVTSWAYAGR
- a CDS encoding CHAP domain-containing protein → MGNTGKRLRGAWPRRMIVRLLATACIAGGLWGASVATAHADDDYPYAGLGQCPIVAPAPVEPTPTPTPGKPGTPGRPGDAGKPAATEASAPEPVLDPVSGHLYDPRGPRPTCARRVWAIDGSIGDPWGFVLRNCTSFVAWRLHERNGMTSFSNSLGGQHWGNAENWDEVARRLGYRVDRVPAIGAVAQTDDGSVGHVAWVSAIGPGTVTVEEYNHATPGGYGTRTVPVGDFRYLHLDDVAPSPLVGSDRPVVSVADRLGESWTARVDGRGTLWVARPGRPARVVGPRRAFSPVVAPALTLDRRGLPWVAATTRTGRVLAGTTRGNRLVLRPVGTSATTASPAVTLSRTGRPVVATVSATGTLTTRRLTRQRRWSRPDRVGRPGSWATHTAPVLGRDRAGRTLLVAVGRTGSTYALTLGRGRLVKLPGAAASITSTPALTSTGDGTAWLHQVTASGTLVVRSLTGQRWGRARVLDGSWSPYASPAVGEVAGRLYVAAVDVTGALRVRPGLPGMPSRLPGRVRSTGDPTRSPGLVTRHNDGVYVVADRGSRTSSRLLTRPAAAVIGRTAPKRAGFTP